The Bemisia tabaci chromosome 5, PGI_BMITA_v3 genome includes a window with the following:
- the LOC109037885 gene encoding uncharacterized protein: MNFPKYRVHFNNRSDCSDESESDDSDDSDSDSSCSGVSSAPSNFCCPVKPPRSRSNSRSKCECKCFAEPTKSDTSKNICPSCRDGSKSSLRCSSKPILKETKSDKCCSERPNRPSTVKFDLDPPDIDFCAEEKPKKRKKSKERCVVASPCQVPMGRMRRREDRHVDEDCNDDCDWVDINRPEPEECPKWTPPRKRWSSEDIFTLCKLLAHDEEDAYLGGKMRDLLRYRGSSDGRIYNDRLYNAAGRQQSAASRIRSSVGDLPLREPTAKEKLLLKAHCIPPRQMSLSSMSRYGNRGRTLNDDKFFIPYAIPRDKTMFRTCPETMCQPGFQMIPTCDRRPLKSKCTKRLFRFRFPLRSHCKGKRPKIKYRYEKDGEDDWVQRSEDEDPHILPPTSVRQDRIKGAFRSFEKLRGGGCDDDVSLASFAPTAPSCPPISTLQDCGPPPPQPPPAVPQRTCSPNSQRERSPSRCTPPPKSARHYSPPSRRCTPPPSLPPQNCPPAQSYRAYSPQSQSPSAPYNYAPSSPSRTRLQMVCQPAPEECESFELAPGQNYSMQCNPIKNPCPQRLYKAEIMPCPSAPQCQQCQSTTSTICSVCGPMKVNETSPKNCSFVEFFSKNRQRCEQCNKGCSILSALLHSFIILMLAGTTVLVFIWAFYFRKTVGFSATDAQANINYHPVMMISGFISLSGFSLLIYRLGQCCRHGYMQCIHLALHGLAVPCIVLGISAAFNYHKLVKPAEHHLITLHSWIGLITIILFAVQFTGGVLSFVLTNCCSGMAQRIREGFIPIHATLGMTTLLMAISTALTGLTQRILYVSQKDPKATAGTGYRGMEAYFQARIGEYSEAMIVNLLGGFLLILAVLMPISLRRKCPKPMMTCVNGCSAC; this comes from the exons atgaattttccgaaatatcGAGTCCACTTCAATAATCGAAG CGATTGCTCTGACGAATCGGAATCGGACGACTCAGATGACTCAGATTCAGACAGCAGCTGTTCTGGAGTCAGCAGTGCGCCGAGTAACTTCTGCTGTCCGGTCAAACCGCCTCGATCCCGAAGTAACTCTAGGAGCAAGTGCGAATGCAAATGCTTCGCCGAGCCCACCAAAAGTGATACCTCGAAAAATATTTGTCCCAGTTGTCGCGACGGATCCAAAAGTAGTCTCA GATGCTCGTCCAAACCGATCTTAAAAGAGACCAAATCCGACAAATGTTGCTCAGAGCGTCCAAACAGGCCCTCGACGGTGAAATTCGACTTGGACCCCCCGGACATCGACTTCTGTGCAGAGGAAAAAcccaaaaagagaaagaagtcGAAAGAGAGATGCGTCGTCGCTAGCCCGTGCCAAGTGCCGATGGGTCGGATGCGAAGGCGCGAGGATCGGCATGTCGATGAGGACTGCAACGATGACTGCGATTGGGTGGACATCAACAGACCAGAGCCCGAGGAGTGTCCTAAATGGACTCCACCGCGGAAGAGGTGGTCGTCCGAAGATATATTCACTCTGTGCAAACTCCTCGCACACGATGAAGAGGACGCTTACCTGGGCGGGAAGATGAGAGATCTCCTTAGATATCGAGGCTCCTCAGACGGACGAATCTACAATGACCGCCTTTACAATGCCGCAGGTCGACAGCAGTCCGCGGCGAGTCGAATTAGATCGTCAGTCGGCGATCTACCGTTGCGGGAACCAACAGCCAAAGAGAAACTACTGCTCAAAGCCCATTGCATCCCCCCGCGACAGATGTCCCTGAGCTCTATGTCCAGATACGGAAACCGCGGGAGGACTCTCAACGACGACAAGTTTTTCATCCCTTACGCTATCCCGCGGGACAAGACCATGTTCAGGACCTGCCCCGAGACGATGTGCCAACCCGGCTTCCAGATGATCCCGACCTGCGACCGAAGACCCTTGAAGAGCAAGTGCACGAAAAGGCTCTTCAGGTTCCGCTTCCCCCTGAGATCGCACTGCAAAGGCAAGAGGCCGAAGATAAAGTACAGGTACGAAAAGGACGGCGAAGACGATTGGGTTCAGAGATCCGAAGACGAGGATCCCCATATCCTACCGCCCACGTCAGTCCGGCAGGATAGAATCAAAGGCGCTTTTCGATCCTTCGAAAAATTGAGGGGTGGAGGTTGTGACGATGATGTGTCGTTGGCGTCCTTCGCACCGACGGCACCCTCCTGTCCGCCGATCTCCACCCTCCAGGATTGTGGACCGCCGCCTCCTCAACCTCCTCCCGCAGTGCCCCAACGCACTTGCTCGCCCAATTCTCAAAGAGAACGTTCTCCATCTCGATGCACTCCACCACCCAAGTCTGCCCGACATTATTCTCCACCCTCTCGCCGTTGCACGCCACCCCCGTCCTTACCTCCCCAAAACTGCCCGCCTGCCCAATCGTACCGCGCCTACTCCCCGCAATCGCAATCTCCTTCAGCCCCTTACAACTACGCCCCCAGCAGCCCGTCCCGCACGCGACTCCAGATGGTTTGCCAGCCCGCTCCCGAGGAATGCGAGAGCTTCGAATTAGCTCCTGGGCAGAATTATTCCATGCAATGCAACCCGATCAAAAATCCTTGTCCGCAGCGATTATATAAAGCCGAGATCATGCCGTGTCCCAGTGCCCCACAATGCCAACAATGCCAGTCTACGACGTCTACGATCTGTTCGGTCTGCGGACCGATGAAGGTCAATGAAACTTCTCCGAAGAACTGTTCTTTCGTTGAATTCTTCTCAAAAAATAG ACAAAGATGCGAGCAGTGCAACAAGGGATGCTCCATCTTATCAGCTCTTCTGCACAGTTTCATTATCCTCATGCTGGCTGGAACGACCGTCCTCGTCTTCATCTGGGCTTTTTATTTCCGGAAAACTGTCGGATTTTCAGCCACCGACGCCCAGGCCAACATCAACTACCACCCCGTCATGATGATCAGCGGCTTCATCTCCCTCTCGGGCTTCT CGTTACTCATTTACCGATTGGGTCAATGCTGCCGGCACGGGTACATGCAATGTATACATCTTGCTCTTCATGGGTTGGCGGTGCCCTGTATCGTTCTCGGAATCTCGGCCGCCTTCAACTATCACAAACTCGTGAAGCCGGCTGAACATCACTTGATCACTCTTCACAGTTGGATTGGGCTAATCACCATCATATTATTCGCAGTTCAG TTCACTGGCGGAGTCCTTAGTTTTGTATTGACGAACTGTTGCTCCGGAATGGCGCAAAGAATCAGGGAAGGTTTTATCCCAATCCACGCCACACTCGGTATGACAACGCTGTTAATGGCGATCTCGACAGCTTTGACAGGTCTAACGCAAAGAATTCTGTATGTCTCCCAGAAAGACCCAAAAGCAACTGC AGGAACTGGGTACAGAGGCATGGAGGCCTACTTCCAAGCAAGAATCGGCGAGTACAGTGAAGCCATGATCGTTAACCTGCTGGGAGGTTTCTTATTGATTCTCGCAGTCCTCATGCCAATAAGTCTACGTCGCAAGTGCCCCAAGCCCATGATGACATGCGTCAATGGATGCTCAGCCTGCTAG